Below is a genomic region from Campylobacter geochelonis.
GCGTGTAGCAAGTGGCGAAGCTGGTGGTATCACTCAGCACGTTGGTGCATATATGGTAGAAAAAAATGGTAAGAAAATAACATTTATCGATACTCCAGGTCATGAGGCTTTTACATCTATGAGGGCAAGGGGCGCTGAGGTTACAGATATAGTTATCATAGTTGTTGCGGCTGATGATGGTGTAAAACCTCAAACAAAAGAGGCGGTAAATCACGCTAAGGCAGCCAAAGTTCCATTTATCATCGCGATTAATAAAATGGATAAAGAAACAGCAAACCCAGACTTAGTTAAAACTGGACTTAGTGAACTTGGTGTTATGCCTACAGAGTGGGGTGGAGACTATGAGTTTGTTCCTATTTCTGCAAAAACTGGCGCTGGTATAGATGAGCTTTTAGAGATAGTTTTACTTCAAGCTGATATACTAGAACTTAAAGCAAACCCTAAAAAAGCAGCAAAAGCAACCATAGTAGAAAGCTCGCTTCAAAAAGGCAGAGGCCCAGTAGCAACTGTTATCGTTCAAAATGGAACTTTAAAAGTAGGCGATACTGTTGTAGCAGGAGTTGCGTATGGTAAGATAAGAGCTTTGACTGATGATAAGGGAAAAACTTTAAAAGATATAAAACCGGGCGAGTGTGGTGTCATAATCGGACTTAGCGAAGTTCCAGAAGCTGGAGAGACTCTTATAAGCGTAGGAAGCGATAAAGAAGCTCGTGAGTATGCACACAAAATTTATGAACACCAAAGACAAAAAGAGCTTAGTAAATCAACTAAAGTTTCACTTGAAGAGTTAAGCGCTAAGATAGCAGAAGGTGAGTTAAAATCTCTTCCAGTTATCATAAAAGCAGATGTTCAAGGAAGCTTAGAAGCTATTAAATCAAGCTTAGAAAAACTAAGAAATGATGAGATAAAAGTAGATATCATACATAGTGGCGTTGGCGGTATCACACAAAATGACGTTGGACTAGCAAGTGCTAGTGAAAACTGTGTAATTCTTGGCTTTAACATACGCCCAACTGGCGAAGTCAAAGAAAAAGCCAAAGAGCGCGGAGTCGAGATAAAAACTTATAATGTTATTTATAACTTGATTGATGATGTTAAGTCTATACTTGGAGGATTGATGAGTCCTATTATTAGCGAGATAGAGATAGGTCAAGCAGAGATTAGACAAGTTATAGTAGTGCCACGAATCGGACAAATCGCTGGATGTATGGTAACCGATGGAAGTATTTCAAGAGGCGCTAAAATACGTGTTATACGCGATGGTGTTGTTACGTTTGAAGGAAATATAAGCTCACTAAAACGCTTTAAAGATGATGCAAAAGAGGTAGCAAAAGGCTATGAATGTGGCGTTGGTATCGAAGGATATAACGATATGAGAGTAGGGGATTATATCGAAAGTTATAAAGAGAAAGAAGAGGCGGCGGTACTTTAATGAACCCTCACGAGATAAGAAGACTTCGAACTCAAAGTGTGCTTAAAGAGCTTGTTCCTGAAGCGATATCGACTTTAGGAGATGCGACTTTAAGAGGACTTTGCGTGACAGATGTGGAGTGTAAAAAGGGCAGATATGATGCTTTTGTCTATCTTGATAAGATGATGTTGGATGAAAAAGAGCAAGAGCATGTGCTTAATCAACTAAAAAAAGTAAGTAGATATCTTGAGAACTATTGTATGGAAGCAGAAGGCTGGTTTAAAAGTCCAAAATTTCACTTTAAATTTGATGATATTTTAGAACGCCAAAACAAAATGGACGATTTGTTTGAGATTATAAGCAAGGATTTAAATAAAAATGGTTGATTTAAAAGCCCTATTAAGCGAGTGTGACGTTAGTTTATATGATGTTGAAACAGCTAATGAAAACAAAAGATTAATTTATAGAATTTACATAGTAAAGCCAGGTGGCGTTACTCTTGAAGATTGCGAAAAAGTTAGCAGACTTCTTTCTCCGATTTATGATGTTGAACCACCTGTAAATGGAGACTGGATACTAGAAGTATCAAGCCCTGGTTTAGAGAGAAAGCTTTCAAATTTTGAACATTTTTCAAACAGTATTGATGAGCTAGTAAAAATTACGTTAAATGATAAAAACGTAGTAGAAGGAAAACTCATAGCGTGCGATGATGAGCATATCGAAGTGCAAAGTGGCGAAGAAGTAGCTAAGATAAATTTTACTGATATTAAAAAAGCAAAAACATATATAAAGTGGTAGCTTTTAACTATACTAAATTTAAGGGCTATTTGTTCTAAATTTAGTTATATTTTATAAAAATATCTGTTTTAACTTGTGCGATAAACTTAAATTTATTACTAGTTTGGCTAAATTTTGTAATCAAATTTAGCTGTTTTTTGATTTATTGAGTTGTTTTATATAAATTTAGCAAAATACTGTACCAAAAGTAATATCGCAAACAAAATCATAACCCATTTTAAGAATTTCCTAAATGTCTGCTCGCTTAATGGCTTTACTATCTTCCTTGAGATATAAACAGCTGCAATACACGCTCCAACAGCCATCATACCGTATAAAAACTCACTTTTTCCAATTTCACCGTGACTAAAAAAAGTAGCGATTTGAGTTAGTTTGCTGGTTAAAAATGAAAAATTCATCACAACTATCGAGTCGTTCTTATCAAGTTTAAGCTCTAAGATTAAAATAACAATCACAACTAACATAACATTTACAAGTCCGCCAACAACTCCAGCAACTAGCCCAAAACAGGCTAACCCAACCATTTTATGCTTCTCTAAAAATGTGGTAAAATTTAGGTGAATTTTATCTTTTAAAAGATATAGTATAATAATTATAGATAATAATACTTTATAAATATCGCTAGGATAAGTTATTAAAATATAACTTCCGGCATAACTTCCAACTATGATAAACAAACTTAAAATAATATATTTTTTAAGCACTAAAAAGGCATTTTTAATCCCCCAAATGCTTATTAAATTCATAAAAAGAGTTGGAAAAAGGGTTAGTAAAATAGCCTCTTTTGGAGACGCAACCATAAAAAGCAGTGGCGTAGCGATAAGTGGGAAACCAAAGCCCGAAAGTGAGTGAAAAAATGCAGATATGAAACATATAGCTAAAATCGCATAAGTTTGAAACACAGATGACCTTTAATGCTTAGAAATTTACTTTAGATTTTCAAAGCCGAGTTTAATTTAAGCTAAATTCTATCTTAAAACTCTGAATTTGACTTAAAATATTTTAGTAATCACCAAAATTATAACACTATAAAAATATATTCTATAAGATAAATTTATCTCTTCTTCTACGCACCCCAAAAAGTAAAATAACATAAGCTAAATAATAAATTTTATTATTTACTAATTTTTAAAAATATACTAATATAATTTCTACAAATTTTATGATAAAATTTACATTTTTAAGGATAAATATGAATGAGAATTTTTTATTTGCACTCGCTTTAACCACGCTAGCTGGGCTAAGTACCGGCATAGGTGGGATTATATCGTGCTTTGCAAAGAGAGAAAACTATAAATTTTTAACAATTAGCCTTGGCTTTTCAGCCGGAGTCATGATATATGTTTCGTTTGTTGAGATTTTGCAAGAGAGCATTGAGCTAAGTGCTAAAAATTTAGATGGTAAATTTGGCGAAATTTTGCCTATTTTGGCGTTTTTTGCTGGGATCGCTATCATCGCTATTATCGATAAGGCGATACCACAAGAAGACAACCCTCACGAGTTTTCTTCCATGGGCGACCACGCTAGCAAAAAGCTTATGAGAACTGGGATTTTCACGGCACTAGCTATCGCCATTCACAACTTTCCAGAAGGTTTGGCGACATTTATCTCTGCTTATAGCAACCCACAAGTTGCAATCGCTATTGCATTTGCTATCGCGCTTCACAACATTCCTGAAGGCATTGCGGTCGCATCGCCAATCTATCAAGCAACTGGAAGTAAGAAAAAAGCTATTTTTTACTCTTTTTCATCAGGACTTGCAGAGCCAATAGGCGGAATTATCGGCTTTTTACTACTTATGCCATTTTTAAACGATGTCGTTTTGGCTGTGGTTTTTGCGGTGGTTGCTGGGATAATGGTTTATATCTCTATCGATGAGCTTTTGCCTGCAGCGGAGACTTTTGGCGAACATCACTTAGGCATAGGCGGATTTGTCGCTGGTATGGCGGTTATGGCGTTATCGCTTTTGATTTTATAAGGTTAAGATAAATTTGATTTATGATAAATTAAACTTATCTTTTATTTGATTAAATAGATTTTTTATAAAGTTTTTAAATATATCTAGAGGAAGAGTTGATTAAGTTTAGTTAGATTTTGTGATTTTGTGATTTTGTGATTTTACGGCGAGTATTTTGTAAGGCTCAAGACAAATTAAAAACTTTTAAAGGGGTTTTAACTACTATGCTGTCGATGAAAAACAAATACATATACCGTTCCCTAATTTCTGAAAAGAAATTTCGTGAAATTCTCAAGTATTTTTGCCTTGATTTAGAAGCTGTAAAGATAGCTGAAATTTGTAATACTTCTAGAAATTCTATCAATAAAATTCTAAAAGAGATAAGAATTTTAATGGCACAAGAATGCGAGAAAATTTCTAAATTTGATGGCGAGATAGAAATAGATGAAAGCTACTTTTTACTTCGCTTTGCTAGTAACTGTAAATAGAAGAAGCTAAAAGAGTAAGAGGCAAAAGAGGCAGGTGCAGCTAATAAACAACCAGTATTTGGTATGTTAAAACAAGATGATAAGGTCTATACACAAGTAGTTAAAAACTGCAGTGCAAGTGAGCTAGTGTCAATATTAAGAGAGTTTAGTGAGCTAAATGAGAGTATTATTTACTCTGATAGTTGCAGAGCTTATGATGGTTTAGTGGATTATGGAGCAAAAGCTCATTACCGTATAAAACACTGCAAAAATGAATTCGCTAATGGTAAAATTACATAAATGGTATAGAGAATTTCTGGGGTTATGCAAAGCATAGGTTAAGTAAATTTAAAGGCATAAAAAAGATAATTTTATATTGCACTTAAAAGAGTGTGAATTTAGGTTTAATAACAGAGAAAACTTATATCAAATTTTACTTAAATTGATAAGAGAAAATCCGCTTAACTTGTTTTGAGCCATTGTAAATATTTTACATTTTACAAAAACTGCACTGAGTTTAAAATTTAGCCGTCAATGCTGCAAAATAGCATACTTAAATTTTAAAAATAAAATTTATTGACTTAAAAGGACTGTTTTGATGATAAATTTCACTTTATCTAAAAACTAAGCTTTGAATTAGTTTAATTTATTTAAATCTTGTATAAAAAACTTATATAAATTTGCTAAATTTTATACAAAATTACAACTAAACTCGCTCCGCAAGTGCAGCTAAATCTTGATATTTTATAATATTACTACTTGGAGTTTTTAGATTGAATTTGCACCAGTTAAATTTGGCTTTGCAGTTTTGATCTGTACGAAATCTTGCTAGTTTATAAATTTGGTTTTAAGTTAAACATGTAGCATTGACTTAAAAATAAAATACAAAATCCCGACACAAATTTAACCATTTAAATTTTATCTTGTGCAAAAGTTATATCAACTAAATTTAAATAATTATTATAATTTTAGATTAAAATTTAATCAGTTTTAATACTTAAATTTTATAATATAAGTATTAAAATATATAATAAATTTGGCAAATTTATTTAAATCCAGCGTAAATTTTTATGATTTAAATAGCATAAATCATCAGTTTTATAAATTTAAAATTTATTTTAAATTATTGCTTAAACAGCGCATAGAATGCTAAAAATTTAATAAAATATCAAAATAGTTGAACTATACTTGCATTTTCATAAAACATAAAGATTTCAAATAATTTATAAGATTATAATAATACTATATTATTTTATAGCTTATTGTATCAATTTAGACTAAATTTAATAAATCGGATATAAAATTTACGCCT
It encodes:
- the infB gene encoding translation initiation factor IF-2, with translation MADVRIHEIATELGYTSKEIIEKAQEMGLKKIKAANSAVTVEEAEAIYNYVQTGELPKKSKPKTTKKVEKEEIVEEPKKTPSKEKSKPKTQEKKESVKKEPAKEEPIKEKEVVKAKQEPKKQSDEEVKEVIKAEEKPKTDEVEVGSKVEEKAEKEPEVKPQVAEEKTQKEEEQKPVSLQEEIIKQEPKVEPKVVKNESLAASSLHKRRGIVIVKKRKDIVAQELAKSQPAKKQANEKINVGLEAIFSSAEANLKKKKKEKKITPVSKKDSAQKIELLDNRDLSSNTIIDDDEGMVVLPDLTNKPIQVENRPQTKKPLNIYKTSQNNTFGNQEGGISRGSRKKRKRVIRSEESENIVAIDIPKEIRVYEFADKLKKQPSEIISKLFMLGMMTTKNDFLDEDAIEILADEFKVEVNIIDEAVEFDYVKAYDDNEKDDKDIIERVPVITIMGHVDHGKTSLLDYIRSSRVASGEAGGITQHVGAYMVEKNGKKITFIDTPGHEAFTSMRARGAEVTDIVIIVVAADDGVKPQTKEAVNHAKAAKVPFIIAINKMDKETANPDLVKTGLSELGVMPTEWGGDYEFVPISAKTGAGIDELLEIVLLQADILELKANPKKAAKATIVESSLQKGRGPVATVIVQNGTLKVGDTVVAGVAYGKIRALTDDKGKTLKDIKPGECGVIIGLSEVPEAGETLISVGSDKEAREYAHKIYEHQRQKELSKSTKVSLEELSAKIAEGELKSLPVIIKADVQGSLEAIKSSLEKLRNDEIKVDIIHSGVGGITQNDVGLASASENCVILGFNIRPTGEVKEKAKERGVEIKTYNVIYNLIDDVKSILGGLMSPIISEIEIGQAEIRQVIVVPRIGQIAGCMVTDGSISRGAKIRVIRDGVVTFEGNISSLKRFKDDAKEVAKGYECGVGIEGYNDMRVGDYIESYKEKEEAAVL
- the rbfA gene encoding 30S ribosome-binding factor RbfA, which codes for MNPHEIRRLRTQSVLKELVPEAISTLGDATLRGLCVTDVECKKGRYDAFVYLDKMMLDEKEQEHVLNQLKKVSRYLENYCMEAEGWFKSPKFHFKFDDILERQNKMDDLFEIISKDLNKNG
- the rimP gene encoding ribosome maturation factor RimP, with product MVDLKALLSECDVSLYDVETANENKRLIYRIYIVKPGGVTLEDCEKVSRLLSPIYDVEPPVNGDWILEVSSPGLERKLSNFEHFSNSIDELVKITLNDKNVVEGKLIACDDEHIEVQSGEEVAKINFTDIKKAKTYIKW
- a CDS encoding sulfite exporter TauE/SafE family protein → MFQTYAILAICFISAFFHSLSGFGFPLIATPLLFMVASPKEAILLTLFPTLFMNLISIWGIKNAFLVLKKYIILSLFIIVGSYAGSYILITYPSDIYKVLLSIIIILYLLKDKIHLNFTTFLEKHKMVGLACFGLVAGVVGGLVNVMLVVIVILILELKLDKNDSIVVMNFSFLTSKLTQIATFFSHGEIGKSEFLYGMMAVGACIAAVYISRKIVKPLSEQTFRKFLKWVMILFAILLLVQYFAKFI
- the zupT gene encoding zinc transporter ZupT, which encodes MKFTFLRINMNENFLFALALTTLAGLSTGIGGIISCFAKRENYKFLTISLGFSAGVMIYVSFVEILQESIELSAKNLDGKFGEILPILAFFAGIAIIAIIDKAIPQEDNPHEFSSMGDHASKKLMRTGIFTALAIAIHNFPEGLATFISAYSNPQVAIAIAFAIALHNIPEGIAVASPIYQATGSKKKAIFYSFSSGLAEPIGGIIGFLLLMPFLNDVVLAVVFAVVAGIMVYISIDELLPAAETFGEHHLGIGGFVAGMAVMALSLLIL